The sequence ATGATCGCCGACCTGCTGTAATTCCGGCAGATCGCGCAGTAAAAAGGTGGCTCAGGCCACCTTTTTTTATGCCCGACGCTCCCGCCGGCGGGGGAAGCCCTTATACTCTCGGCAATGACAACAGAACGGGGACGAACCCGTTCGGACCCCATCAGGCTGTAGAGGTTACGCATGGATATTTTACGTATTGGTTTGGTTTCCGTTTCCGACCGCGCTTCCGGCGGCGTTTATCAGGATAAAGGCATTCCGGCGCTGGAGGAATGGCTGAGCGGCGCGCTGGCGACGCCGTTCAAGCTGGAAACCCGGCTGATCCCCGATGAGCAGACGCAAATTGAACAGACGCTGTGCGAGCTGGTGGACGAAATGGGTTGCCATCTGGTGCTGACCACCGGCGGCACCGGGCCGGCGCGCCGCGACGTCACCCCCGACGCCACGCTGGCGATCGCCGATCGCGTGATGCCTGGCTTCGGCGAGCAAATGCGTCAGATCAGCCTACACTATGTGCCAACGGCAATTCTTTCTCGCCAGGTGGGGGCGATCCGCAAGCAGGCGCTGATCATCAACCTGCCCGGCCAGCCGAAGTCGATCAAGGAAACGCTGGAAGGGGTAAAAGATGAGCAGGGCAATGCGGTGGTGCACGGCATCTTCGCCAGCGTGCCTTATTGCATTCAACTGCTCGACGGGCCTTACGTCGAAACGCACGCCGCGGTGGTAGCAGCATTTCGGCCAAAGAGCGCGCGTCGCGAGATAAACCTCTAAATTTCAGCGTTCTGCGAGATCGGCTTCAGCCCGTCTGGTGTGAAAATAATTTGCCGCTATAGTAAGGATTCTTTTACAGAAAGCCTGCGGCTTTTATTTTTACAGCCTTTACCGACGGTGCCCTATGCCTCACGACAATAATCGCCGGCTGAACCGGCAAGACTACAAAACGCTGACGTTGGCCGCGTTGGGCGGCGCGCTGGAGTTTTACGACTTCATCATCTTCGTGTTCTTCGCCGCCGTGGTCGGCGATCTGTTCTTCCCGGCGGACATGCCGGAATGGCTGCGGCTGGTGCAAACCTTCGGCATCTTCGCCGCCGGCTATCTGGCCCGTCCGCTGGGCGGTATCGTGATGGCGCACTTTGGCGATCTGGTCGGCCGCAAAAAGATGTTTACCCTGAGCATTCTGCTGATGGCGTTGCCGACGCTGGCGATGGGCCTGCTGCCGACCTACGCCAGCATCGGCATCGCTGCGCCGCTGCTGCTGTTGTTGATGCGCGTGCTGCAGGGGGCGGCGATCGGCGGTGAGGTGCCGGGCGCCTGGGTCTTCGTCGCCGAACACGTGCCGCGCCGGCGCATCGGCTTCGCCTGCGGCACGCTGACCGCTGGGCTGACGGTGGGCATCCTGCTGGGCTCGGTGGTGGCGACGGTGATCAACACCACGCTCAGCCCGCAGAGCATTGCCGGCGGCGGCTGGCGCATTCCTTTCCTGTTGGGCGGTATGTTCGGCCTGGTGGCGATGTACCTGCGCCGCTGGCTGCAGGAAACGCCGATCTTCATCGAGATGCAGGCGCGTAAAGCGCTGGCCGAAGAGCTGCCGCTGAAGTCGGTGGTGCTCAACCACAAACGGGAGGTGGCGGTATCGATGCTGCTGACCTGGCTGCTCTCCGCCGGCATCGTGGTGGTGATCCTGATGACCCCGACCTATCTGCAAAAGCAGTTCGGCATCGCGCCGGCCTTGACGCTGCAGGCCAACAGCATCGCCACCATCATGCTGATCGCCGGCTGCATCGTCGCCGGTTTGTCGGCCGATCGCTTCGGCGCCAGCAAAACGCTGGTGGTCGGCAGCGTGCTGCTGGCCGGCTGCAGTTGGCTGTTCTATCAAACGGTGGGCGTGCGCCCGGAAATGCTGTTCGCCTGCTATGCCCTGGTGGGGTTCAGCGTAGGCGTGGTGGGGGCCGTGCCGTACGTGATGGTGCGGGCTTTCCCGGCGGAAGTGCGGTTTACCGGTATCTCGTTCTCATATAACGTCTCGTACGCTATTTTTGGCGGTCTAACCCCTATTTTTGTGACGCTGATCATGAAATTAACCCCGTTAGCACCCGCTTACTACGTGTTGGCGCTGTCGCTCATCGGGCTGCTGCTCGGCGTCTACCTGCATCGCGACCTGAACAGCGAAGCCGGGGAGCGGCGAGCCGATTCCTACAGCTAAAAAAAAGCCCTGCAATGCAGGGCTTTTTCGTCAGGGAAGGGCGATTATGCGGTGACCGGTGAGGTCGCGACGCAGGCCGGGGCCGGTTCGCCAATCGGCAGCACGGTGCGGCCGTATTGCTCGTTGAGCACTTCGGCCATCGCCAGGTAAATGGCGCTGGCGCCGCAGATGATGCCTTCATAACCGGCGAAGGTCAGCAGCGCGTGGTTGCCGGTGATGTTGCCGACGGCCAGCAGGGCGAACAGCAGCGTCAGGCTGGCGAACACGAACTGCAGTACGCGGTTGGCGCCCAGGGTGCCGAAGAACATGAACAGGGTGAATA comes from Serratia sarumanii and encodes:
- a CDS encoding MFS transporter; this translates as MPHDNNRRLNRQDYKTLTLAALGGALEFYDFIIFVFFAAVVGDLFFPADMPEWLRLVQTFGIFAAGYLARPLGGIVMAHFGDLVGRKKMFTLSILLMALPTLAMGLLPTYASIGIAAPLLLLLMRVLQGAAIGGEVPGAWVFVAEHVPRRRIGFACGTLTAGLTVGILLGSVVATVINTTLSPQSIAGGGWRIPFLLGGMFGLVAMYLRRWLQETPIFIEMQARKALAEELPLKSVVLNHKREVAVSMLLTWLLSAGIVVVILMTPTYLQKQFGIAPALTLQANSIATIMLIAGCIVAGLSADRFGASKTLVVGSVLLAGCSWLFYQTVGVRPEMLFACYALVGFSVGVVGAVPYVMVRAFPAEVRFTGISFSYNVSYAIFGGLTPIFVTLIMKLTPLAPAYYVLALSLIGLLLGVYLHRDLNSEAGERRADSYS
- the mog gene encoding molybdopterin adenylyltransferase, producing MDILRIGLVSVSDRASGGVYQDKGIPALEEWLSGALATPFKLETRLIPDEQTQIEQTLCELVDEMGCHLVLTTGGTGPARRDVTPDATLAIADRVMPGFGEQMRQISLHYVPTAILSRQVGAIRKQALIINLPGQPKSIKETLEGVKDEQGNAVVHGIFASVPYCIQLLDGPYVETHAAVVAAFRPKSARREINL